A single window of Cygnus olor isolate bCygOlo1 chromosome 10, bCygOlo1.pri.v2, whole genome shotgun sequence DNA harbors:
- the GLT8D1 gene encoding glycosyltransferase 8 domain-containing protein 1 — translation MSLRKANVAILVAAAVVFLLVLHRNFLGLSDFLRRELTDSNPLGLQPIDFIPAVPQRLTDERNDKEISVVIAASDERLGGAIAAMNSIYHNTKSNVVFYIVTLNDTVDHLRLWLSNTALKNLRYRILDFDPRVLEGKVQVDPQKADPLKPLTFARFYLPSLVPHAEKAIYVDDDVVVQDDILELYNTPLKPGHAAAFSDDCDSTTNKVAVRGAGNQYNYIGFLDYKKETIRKLAMKANTCSFNPGVFVANLTEWKLQNITKQLEKWMTLNVAEELYSRTLAGSITTPPLLIVFYKQHSSIDPMWNVRHLGSSAGKRYSPQFVKAAKLLHWNGHFKPWGRTASYAEVWEKWYVPDPTGKFSLIRRHSEAYEAK, via the exons ATGTCGCTGAGGAAAG CGAACGTCGCCATCCTCGTGGCGGCCGCCGTGGTGTTCCTGCTCGTCCTGCACCGCAACTTCCTGGGCCTCAGCGACTTCCTCAGGCGGGAGCTGACGG ATTCAAATCCATTAGGACTTCAGCCTATAGACTTCATACCTGCAGTCCCCCAGAGACTAACAGATGAAAGGAACGATAAGGAGATTTCTGTGGTCATTGCAGCATCAGATGAGAGGCTTGGGGGTGCGATTGCAGCCATGAACAGTATTTACCATAACACCAAATCCAATGTGGTTTTCTATATTGTTACATTGAACGATACTGTGGACCACTTGAG GCTGTGGCTAAGTAacactgctctgaaaaattTGAGATACCGAATTTTGGATTTTGACCCTCGTGTCTTAGAAGGGAAAGTACAAGTGGATCCTCAAAAGGCAGACCCCCTAAAACCA tTAACCTTTGCAAGATTCTACTTGCCCAGTTTGGTACCTCATGCAGAGAAGGCCATCTATGTGGATGACGATGTAGTAGTGCAAG atgatATCCTTGAACTTTACAACACTCCATTGAAACCTGGACATGCAGCTGCGTTTTCAGATGATTGTGACTCAACCACTAACAAAGTTGCTGTCCGTGGAGCAGGGAATCAG tataaTTACATTGGGTTTCTAGattacaaaaaagaaaccatCCGAAAGCTTGCCATGAAAGCCAACACTTGCTCTTTCAATCCAGGAGTTTTTGTTGCCAATCTGACAGAATGGAAGTTACAGAACATCACTAAACAATTGGAGAAGTGGATGACGCTTAACGTAGC agaGGAACTTTACAGCAGAACTCTGGCTGGCAGCATCACGACACCTCCACTGCTAATTGTATTTTATAAGCAACATTCCAGTATTGATCCCATGTGGAATGTCCGACATCTTG gGTCTAGCGCTGGAAAAAGGTATTCTCCTCAGTTTGTGAAAGCTGCCAAGCTGCTCCATTGGAATGGACATTTCAAACCATGGGGAAGAACAGCTTCATATGCTGAAGTGTGGGAGAAGTGGTATGTCCCTGATCCTACAGGCAAGTTCAGCCTGATCCGGAGACATTCGGAAGCCTATGAAGCAAAGTAA
- the GNL3 gene encoding guanine nucleotide-binding protein-like 3, with protein MKRPRLRKASKRLSCHKRYKIQKKIREHHRKVRREAKKRGRRKPKKDPSVPNAAPFKEALLREAEQRKQRLEELKQKQKLDRQKEHEKKRKLDAKKNAAKIQEQTEGTEPSSKSEANTKKVPHKKSKKSFNSELEKVIEASDVVLEVLDARDPMGCRCPQLEQAITCSGGDKKLLLVLNKIDLVPKENLEKWLNCLKKEFPTVAFKSSTLMTDRTTQQHFSRKRARVDLSRNTECFGSECLLKLLQEHCKTQNKAIQVGLVGFPNVGKSSIINSIKRDRVCNVGTARGLTKCMQVVRIDKQMKMLDSPSIVADPANSTLTLALRSIIDAGVSGSVDMVEAMDAVLNHCSKQQVMMFYSIPDFRNTEEFLTLLAQKRGMLKKGGVPDIENIAKLLLCDWTGAKISYHSQPPGSQMLPPYLTEDKIAEMQKGFNLKKLEEENNATVQALKYPSPASSIVFQSAGMTNGKIEENKVVGEASQWETLETSREEEEEDFMETDDQDSMEEEEKDVKEESKIRMTRKAELGKQQTRRVTAENKLAESGCDSSLSFSLDKTADEDDAYDFNTDYV; from the exons atGAAGCGGCCGCG GCTGCGGAAGGCGAGCAAGCGGCTGAGCTGCCACAAGCGGTACAAGATCCAGAAGAAG ATCCGGGAGCACCACCGCAAAGTCAGGAGGGAGGCCAAGAAACGCGGGCGCAGAAAGCCCAAGAAGGACCCCAGCGTGCCCAACGCGGCGCCGTTCAAGGAGGCACTCCTGcgggaagcagagcagaggaagcagagg CTTGAagaactaaaacaaaagcagaagcttgacagacagaaagaacatgaaaagaagaggaagcttGATGCTAAAAAGAATGCAGCCAAAATCCAGGAACAGACAGAGGGAACG GAACCTTCTAGCAAATCTGAAGCAAATACTAAGAAAGTGCCACataaaaaatcaaagaaatcaTTTAACAGTGAGCTTGAGAAG GTGATAGAAGCCTCAGATGTGGTTCTGGAGGTTTTGGATGCAAGAGATCCAATGGgctgtcgctgtccccagctgGAGCAAGCTATTACTTGCTCTGGAGGAGACAAAAAGCTATTGTTGGTTCTGAACAAAATTG atttagTGCCTAAGGAGAACTTGGAGAAATGGTTGAATTGTTTGAAGAAGGAATTTCCAACAGTTGCTTTTAAATCATCAACCTTGATGACAGACAGGACTACG cagcagcatttctcaaGAAAAAGGGCACGTGTTGATTTATCAAGAAACACTGAATGTTTTGGAAGTGAATGCCTCTTGAAACTTCTTCAGGAGCACTGCAAGACTCAAAACAAAGCTATTCAGGTTGGGTTAGTAG GTTTCCCTAATGTGGGGAAGAGCAGCATAATCAACAGTATTAAGAGAGATCGTGTTTGCAACGTTGGGACAGCAAGAGGTCTTACCAA GTGCATGCAAGTTGTGCGTATTGATAAACAGATGAAGATGTTGGACAGTCCAAGTATAGTCGCAGATCCTGCCAACAGCACCCTAACTCTGGCCCTGAGAAGTATCATAGATGCTGGAGTATCGGGCTCCGTAGACATGGTTGAAGCAATGGATGCAGTTCTAAATCACTGCAGTAAACAGCAG GTAATGATGTTCTATAGTATCCCGGATTTCAGGAACACTGAAGAGTTCTTAACTTTACTTGCTCAGAAAAGGGGTATGCTGAAAAAGGGAGGTGTTCCTGACATAGAGAATATAGCCAAATTACTACTTTGTGACTGGACAGG agctAAAATAAGCTACCATTCACAACCTCCAGGATCTCAAATGCTGCCCCCCTACcttacagaagacaaaatagctgaaatgcagaagggttttaatttaaagaagctagaagaagaaaacaatgctaCTGTTCAAG CTTTAAAATACCCTAGTCCAGCAAGCAGCATTGTCTTCCAGTCAGCTGGCATGACAAACgggaaaatagaggaaaataaagtggTAGGGGAAGCATCACAGTGGGAGACTTTGGAAACaagcagggaagaagaggaagaggattTCATGGAAACTGATGACCAAGATAGcatggaagaagaagaaaaggatgtgAAAGAG GAAAGCAAAATTCGGATgaccaggaaagcagagcttggaaaacaacaaacaagacgtgtaactgcagaaaacaagctAGCAG aaagtggATGTGACAGTTCACTATCGTTCAGCTTAGACAAGACAGCAGATGAAGACGATGCCTATGATTTTAATACAGACTATGTGTAA
- the SPCS1 gene encoding signal peptidase complex subunit 1 — translation MLGFCRAIPTEMDYKGQKLAEQIFQGIILVSAVIGFIYGYITEQFGWTVYIFMAGVALSCLLTLPPWPMYRRNPLKWLPVQESGTDDKKPADRKPKRR, via the exons ATGCTGGGCTTCTGCCGGGCCATCCCCACGGAGATG GACTACAAGGGCCAAAAATTAGCGGAACAGATTTTTCAAGGAATCATTCTTGTCTCTGCA gtaattgGTTTCATCTATGGCTACATCACTGAACAGTTTGGATGGACCGTCTACATATTTATGGCTGGAGTTGCTTTATCGTGTCTG CTAACGCTCCCGCCGTGGCCTATGTACCGCCGCAATCCTCTGAAGTGGTTACCTGTCCAAGAGTCGGGAACAGACGATAAGAAGCCAGCAGACAGAAAGCCAAAGAGACGCTAA